Genomic DNA from Vibrio sp. SNU_ST1:
TTGTTTTTCACGAAAAGCGATTAAGCTTCGCGTGGAGCACGCCAGTCATCGTTACCAGCAGTACCACAGTTTTCGTGAGTGACTTCGATTGCACGGTAAGTCAGCTTAAGTACTTCTTCAGTTACACGATCTGAAGTTGCAGCGTCTTGACAGTGATTCATACGAGTTTGAATATCTACTAGTAGTGCATCAATTAACTTGATTGAATAGTAGTGCTCTTGCTTACCTTGTACCGAAGTACGGTAAAAACGGATTACACACTCAGGAAGCTTTTCGCCAGACACTAATGCGTTGAATAACAGAGGTGAACAACGGTCTTGTACTTTAGTTACTACTACAGGGCGGTGAACACGTTGACCTGTTGGTTGACCACTTTGTGGGTCACGTGGAACTGTTAGTACGTGATCAAGTTCTTGAACTAGAAACTCATCAACGTGAGCTTCTTGCCAAGTGTTACCTACAGAATCTGCAGAGTAAGTATCTTTAGTAATGTGACCTTGAGTTTCACCATTGATAGACATATATGCTGGAGTTGGCATCGATATTTCCTTTTTAAAATTTATAATTCATTAATTCACCAAATCGCTTATCACCGCGACTGATTAAGTTAATACAAACATCATGCCAACATTATAAACCCAACAAATACAGTTAGTTACGATAAATTAGTCATTTTTAATATTATATTCAATAACAACTTATTGTATAGAAAAACGATTTCTTGAACATGAATATTAATAAATTGAACTTAAAATAGAAAGACAAAATAACTATCTAGAACATTAGAAATAAAGTTAAAAAAACTAGCAATTAAATCATAATGCCTATGCTATATATTGTTTTGAACGAAATATCAAATTTCAGTTAGATAAAAAGCCAAAACAAACAATAAAAGTAACCAATAAACAATAGTAAATTCATCACCGAATAAAAAACCAGTTATCAATTTTAGTATAATTGCCGAATCCCATATACATAACTAATAGAACTAGAATGATAAATATAAACCTTTCCTCTTTAATACAACGTCTGCACCCTATTGTAAAAGTCGCTTTAGAGGATGCCGCTGCATTAGCCGTATCGGAAAAAGCCAATGAAGTGCAAATTGAACACTATCTATTAAGCTTATTAGAAAGGCCAAATAGTGATTTTGATATCTTATTAAGTCATTTCGATTGCTCAGAGACCATTTTAAGGCAATCTATTCGTTCGACTTTAGATACTAATACAACAGGTAACGGTAGCAAGCCTGTTTTTTCTTCGCTTTTAATTGAATGGCTTCAAGAAAGTTGGTTGGTCTCAACTTTAGACCTATCCGAAACTCAGATTCGCTCTGGTGCCCTACTTCTTACACTCGTGAGCAACCCACTACGCTATGGTCAGCACGGCTACGCTTCAATCTTAGACGGTGTAAACCCAGATGCCTTAAAACGTAACTTTTCTGAACTCACAACAAAGTCTCTAGAATCTTTAGCAGCGACATCAGAAAAAACCGACGTACGCGAAGATGGTTCGGCATTAAGTAAATTCACCACCGACTTTACCGGCAAAGCAAGAAAGGGCGAGATCGACCCGGTATTCTGCCGTGATCAAGAAATCAGGCAAATAATCGACATCTTAGCGCGACGTAGAAAAAACAACCCAATCGCCGTAGGTGAACCGGGAGTTGGTAAAACCGCGGTAGTGGAGGGGCTTGCATTAAAGATTACCGAAGGAGATGTGCCAGACTGCCTCAAAGGTGTTGAACTGTATGGCCTAGACATGGGCTTACTTCAAGCTGGGGCAAGTGTTAAGGGAGAGTTTGAAAAGCGCCTTAACGCAGTACTAGACGAAGTGAAGAATTCACCGACTCCAATCATTTTATTTATAGATGAAGCTCACACGCTAGTTGGTGGAGGCAATCAAGCTGGAGGCAGTGATGCTGCCAACCTACTTAAACCCGCTCTAGCACGTGGTGAAGTAAAAACAATTGCTGCCACCACATGGTCTGAATACAAGAAATATTTCGAAAAAGATCCTGCACTGGCACGCCGTTTCCAACTAGTGAAACTTGATGAGCCATCGGCAACTCAAGCCGCATTGATCATCCGAGGCTTAAGACCAGCCTATGAAAAATCACATAACGTATACGTGCGTGACGACGCAATCACTGCCGCAGCAAACTTAGCTGATCGTTACATCACCGGACGCCAACTGCCAGATAAAGCAATCGACGTGTTAGATACGGCTTGCGCCCGCGTTAATATTAGCCTTAATGCAACACCGGCACCTGTTGAAACATTGCATCAAGAAATTGCGGCTGCGAATCGCGAGCTAGAAGCTCTGGAGCGTGACCAACTGCAGCAAACTGGTGACAAACACAGTGCTGCTTTAATTCCTGAGCTAAAAGAGAAGATTGAAAAGGCCACCGAAGAACAAGCTACCCTTCAAGTTCAATGGAAAAAAGAACAATCTCTTATTCAAGAAATCATTGAACTGCGTAGCCATCTTTATAGCCTTACTACTCCTTCTATTGAAGAAGACAGCGCCCCTAAAGCTGACAATACGCTTCAAGACGATGAAGTACTAACAAGTGATAAACCAGATTGTCATGAATATTCTGAAGAGCAAACTCGCGAAGCTATTCAATCTTGTAATGAACGTTTAGATAACGTGCGCGGTACCAATCCACTCGTTCACTACGAAGTGGGTCCCGACGAAATTAGTCATGTAATTTCTGATTGGACAGGCATCCCTATGGGTAAAATGCTTCAAGATGAGTCGCAAGCGACCTTAAACTTGAAGCAAAACCTAATTCAAAACATTAAAGGTCAAGAGTTTGCCATTGATGCGCTTGCTGAAGGAATTCAAACCGCAAAGGCTGGTCTTGGTAACCCAGATGCACCAACGGGCGTATTCTTATTGGTTGGCCCTAGTGGTGTAGGTAAAACAGAAACCGCTCGCGCTATCGCTGATCAAATGTTTGGTGGCGAACGCTTCATGACAACCATCAATATGTCTGAGTTCCAAGAGAAACACACAGTATCTCGTCTTATTGGTTCTCCTCCTGGCTACGTAGGCTATGGCGAAGGTGGCATGTTAACGGAAGCGGTACGTCAACGCCCTTACTCTGTTGTTCTGCTTGATGAAGTGGAAAAAGCTGACCCTGAAGTACTCAACCTGTTCTACCAAGTCTTCGACAAAGGCACGCTAAATGATGGCGAAGGTCGTACCATCGACTTCAAAAATACACTCATCATCATGACAAGCAACCTTGCGACTCATGAGATTGAGTCTTTGGTTCACCAAGCGAAAGACATTGATGCCAATATCGTCGCTGAAGCCATTCGCCCAACATTGAATCAACACTTCAAGCCAGCCTTACTGGCACGTATGTCGGTGTTGCCGTTCCTTCCTCTTTCAGACGCAGCAATGACTGATATCATCCATCATAAACTGAAGAAAGTGTCTGAGCGCTTGCAAAGCCACCACAAACTGGCACTTTGCTATGGTGATAACTTAGTAGAATTCGTATTAGGCAACTGCCGCCTCGCAGAGACGGGAGCTCGAAATATTGATGCCGTAATTAACCGCCAACTATTGCCGCAGCTTTCGACTCAACTACTGGTGAATGACAAGGATGATTCACATACTCAAATTGAAGTTTCTGTGGACGAGCAAGGAACTCTAACCTATGCGTTCAGCTAACCATAGTGAGCTTAGTAACGCCCTACTTGCGATCAGCCAATCTCTGGCTGATCGCAGCCAGTTAGCTCAAACTTTGGATGCCGTTCTCACAGCGGCAAGGCAAATGACTTTCGCGAAACATGGCATCATTTACGTGCTTGACCAAACCGGTCAAGCCTTGATTCCGAGCACCGCGCATCACCATGAAAAAGTCATTGCCTCACATCCTTGGGAGCCACTGCAGTTAGACACAGTAAGTGAAGCCGACCCATTCAACTTCGCCGTACGTAACGGCGAAGTTGTCTTGATCAATGAGCTATACACTTACAATGGTTATGACTGCGAAGGCATCTATCAAACCGAGCAAACGTTAGGTCTAAAAAGCAATAACTTACTTGCTTGGCCATTGATTGATGATGAAGGCAAAACCATTGGATTGTTGGTTTTGCTCGATTTAAGCGTTATCGATAACGAAACCGCACTTACCGAGTTTTGCCGAATGGCGGCAAGTAATATTCGTCATGCCATTTGGTTAGAGCAATACGGACAAGTGATTAAGAGTTTAAGCGCCGATAACCAAGCGTTAGTTCGTGAAAATACTCAGCTAAAGAAACGGACAAAGAAAACCTATCAAGGTCCGATCGCTGAAAGTGAAGAGATGGTCAATGTATTGAGCCGACTTGATAAGGTGCTCTCTTTGCCTGTCGACGTCTTACTTAGAGGCGAGACAGGGGCGGGCAAAGAAGTCATTGCAAAATATATTCACGAAAACTCGAATCGTTCTGACCAAGCATTAATCGTTCAGAACTGTGCCGCAATTCCTGAACAACTTCTGGAATCCGAACTTTTCGGACACAGAAAAGGGGCATTTACCGGTGCAGACAAGGACAAAGTTGGCTTATTTGAAGCAGCAAACGGTGGCACCCTGTTCCTAGATGAAATTGGCGATATGCCCATGCTACTTCAAGCTAAACTGCTGCGAGTGCTACAAGAACGTAAAGTTCGCCCTGTAGGCGCCAGCAAAGAAATTGAAGTGGATGTTAGAGTCATTGCGGCGACACACTGTAACTTAATGCAGCAGATTAAAGACGGAGGCTTTAGGGCCGATTTGTTCTACCGCTTGAATGTGTTTCCCATCACCTTACCACCACTGAGATCCAGACAAGCGGACATTATCCCACTTGCCGAGCACTTTGTTCAGCACACCACGACGATGTTAGGCTTGCCTCAATCACCAGGCTTGAGTGCTAATGTGAGAAACCAACTGCTCGCTTACCCCTACCCCGGTAACGTACGCGAGCTTAAGAACATCATTGAGCGATCGGTTTTATTATCAGATTTCGAAACTATTACTCAGATTGAGTTTGGTGAACAGATCCCTGAAGACGTAGAACACCGTCAAGTTGTTGCTCCAGTTACATCGACAGGTCAGCCCGCGTTTGAACCTGAACCTCTAGGTTATGACGATGTAGCTGTTGGCCTAAAAGAGGTCGTCAGTCAATATGAACGAACT
This window encodes:
- the tssH gene encoding type VI secretion system ATPase TssH: MININLSSLIQRLHPIVKVALEDAAALAVSEKANEVQIEHYLLSLLERPNSDFDILLSHFDCSETILRQSIRSTLDTNTTGNGSKPVFSSLLIEWLQESWLVSTLDLSETQIRSGALLLTLVSNPLRYGQHGYASILDGVNPDALKRNFSELTTKSLESLAATSEKTDVREDGSALSKFTTDFTGKARKGEIDPVFCRDQEIRQIIDILARRRKNNPIAVGEPGVGKTAVVEGLALKITEGDVPDCLKGVELYGLDMGLLQAGASVKGEFEKRLNAVLDEVKNSPTPIILFIDEAHTLVGGGNQAGGSDAANLLKPALARGEVKTIAATTWSEYKKYFEKDPALARRFQLVKLDEPSATQAALIIRGLRPAYEKSHNVYVRDDAITAAANLADRYITGRQLPDKAIDVLDTACARVNISLNATPAPVETLHQEIAAANRELEALERDQLQQTGDKHSAALIPELKEKIEKATEEQATLQVQWKKEQSLIQEIIELRSHLYSLTTPSIEEDSAPKADNTLQDDEVLTSDKPDCHEYSEEQTREAIQSCNERLDNVRGTNPLVHYEVGPDEISHVISDWTGIPMGKMLQDESQATLNLKQNLIQNIKGQEFAIDALAEGIQTAKAGLGNPDAPTGVFLLVGPSGVGKTETARAIADQMFGGERFMTTINMSEFQEKHTVSRLIGSPPGYVGYGEGGMLTEAVRQRPYSVVLLDEVEKADPEVLNLFYQVFDKGTLNDGEGRTIDFKNTLIIMTSNLATHEIESLVHQAKDIDANIVAEAIRPTLNQHFKPALLARMSVLPFLPLSDAAMTDIIHHKLKKVSERLQSHHKLALCYGDNLVEFVLGNCRLAETGARNIDAVINRQLLPQLSTQLLVNDKDDSHTQIEVSVDEQGTLTYAFS
- a CDS encoding sigma-54-dependent Fis family transcriptional regulator is translated as MRSANHSELSNALLAISQSLADRSQLAQTLDAVLTAARQMTFAKHGIIYVLDQTGQALIPSTAHHHEKVIASHPWEPLQLDTVSEADPFNFAVRNGEVVLINELYTYNGYDCEGIYQTEQTLGLKSNNLLAWPLIDDEGKTIGLLVLLDLSVIDNETALTEFCRMAASNIRHAIWLEQYGQVIKSLSADNQALVRENTQLKKRTKKTYQGPIAESEEMVNVLSRLDKVLSLPVDVLLRGETGAGKEVIAKYIHENSNRSDQALIVQNCAAIPEQLLESELFGHRKGAFTGADKDKVGLFEAANGGTLFLDEIGDMPMLLQAKLLRVLQERKVRPVGASKEIEVDVRVIAATHCNLMQQIKDGGFRADLFYRLNVFPITLPPLRSRQADIIPLAEHFVQHTTTMLGLPQSPGLSANVRNQLLAYPYPGNVRELKNIIERSVLLSDFETITQIEFGEQIPEDVEHRQVVAPVTSTGQPAFEPEPLGYDDVAVGLKEVVSQYERTVIIDCLNSCNWHTKRAAEQLSLPLSTLNHKMKKYDISASG
- a CDS encoding Hcp family type VI secretion system effector is translated as MPTPAYMSINGETQGHITKDTYSADSVGNTWQEAHVDEFLVQELDHVLTVPRDPQSGQPTGQRVHRPVVVTKVQDRCSPLLFNALVSGEKLPECVIRFYRTSVQGKQEHYYSIKLIDALLVDIQTRMNHCQDAATSDRVTEEVLKLTYRAIEVTHENCGTAGNDDWRAPREA